One window of Perca flavescens isolate YP-PL-M2 chromosome 6, PFLA_1.0, whole genome shotgun sequence genomic DNA carries:
- the LOC114556747 gene encoding retinol dehydrogenase 13, whose protein sequence is MACRDLTRAERAAQEVRQWTGNRDVVVRHLDLSSVYSVRQFAKDFLDGEDRLDILINNAGVMMCPRLLTEDGFETQLAVNHLGHFLLTNLLLPILQSSAPSRVIIVSSMAHRGGRIDFDDLFFSSKTYSSLESYRQSKLANVLFCRELGRRLRGSGVSAFCLHPGVIRTELGRHVSGWFPLLGALLGLLSLLLMKTPQQGCQTTVYCAVTPGLEGRSGHYFSDCAEKEAAPEGRDDVVARKLWEESARLVGLKNTC, encoded by the exons ATGGCGTGCAGGGATCTGACCCGGGCAGAGCGTGCGGCGCAGGAAGTCCGCCAGTGGACAGGAAACAGAGACGTGGTGGTCCGACACCTGGACCTGTCCTCCGTCTACTCCGTCAGACAGTTCGCTAAAGACTTCCTGGATGGGGAGGACAGACTGGACATCCTCATCAACAACGCAg gagtGATGATGTGTCCCCGATTGCTGACTGAAGACGGTTTTGAGACTCAGCTGGCTGTCAATCATCTGGGTCACTTCCTGCTGACCAATCTGCTGCTGCCGATTCTGCAGAGCTCCGCCCCCAGCCGAGTCATCATCGTGTCATCCATGGCCCACCGGGGGG gtcGTATCGACTTTGACGACTTGTTCTTCAGCAGCAAGACGTACAGTTCTCTGGAGAGCTACAGACAGAGCAAACTGGCCAACGTCCTATTCTGCAGAGAGCTCGGCCGGCGACTCAGAG GCTCCGGTGTGTCTGCGTTCTGTCTCCACCCCGGTGTGATCCGGACCGAGCTGGGCCGCCACGTGAGTGGCTGGTTCCCCCTGCTGGGGGCCCTGCTGGGCCTCCTGTCCCTCCTGCTCATGAAGACCCCCCAGCAGGGCTGCCAGACCACCGTGTACTGCGCCGTCACACCGGGACTAGAGGGGAGATCAGGACACTACTTTAG tgactGTGCAGAGAAGGAAGCGGCTCCAGAGGGGCGGGACGACGTCGTGGCGAGGAAGCTGTGGGAGGAGAGCGCCCGATTGGTCGGATTAAAGAACACgtgctga